One Algoriphagus sp. Y33 genomic window, AGGGCTTGATTTGCTCGAATTCCCTGCTTTGTCCAAACTTCCGAAGCTTTTTGAGACCATGCTCCCGCTTCAGTGCATTGAATGCCAAAAACTCGTATTTCCTCATTTGCAAAAAGGAGGGGTATACCTTGACCATTTTGCCGTCATCAAAACTATAGCGTTTTGCAACCAGCCCCAAAGGCCCATAAGCAACCAAGTGAAGACTCCCAAATCGGTATTCCCCCCGTTGCTTAGGTGTGAGGACATAAGAACTCGTCCGGTTTTCGTCTGAAGCCAAGTTTGTGTAATATCCAAAGTCCCTTTTTTGAAACTGTTCCGGTATTTCGTCCAAAACAAACAGGCGGACAGGAAATCGGTACTGATTGGCGATGGTGATTTCCACTTCGTTTTCATCACTGTTGGAAAACTTCTCCGGAAGCTTTCTATCGGCTGTGATCCCCGCCTTTTTTCCAAAAATCAATAAAAAATCCACCACAAACAGTACCAACAGCATGGCTACAAAAAAGAGGGCAATGGGGTAAAGCACCCAAAACCAATAGGACAAAAAGAAGACTACGGCTACTATCGCCAGTCCCGCATATAGCCTTTTTCCCAGAAACAACTGTTTAAACAACGTGAACAAATCAGCGGGGGATTTCTATGGATTGAATGATTCCTTCCAAAATCAAATCAGGGGAAATGCCTTCCATTTCCTTCTCCGGATTGAGAATGATCCGATGTCGCATGGCCGGGATAGCCGCTCTTTTGATATCTTCAGGAATGACAAAGTCCCTCCCATCCATTGCAGCCAGCGCTTGGGACGCACGAAAGATCGCCAAAGAAGCTCTCGGTGAAGCACCTGCATACAGGCTGGGATGATTTCTTGTTTTGACCACCATAGTGGCGATGTAGTGGAGCAGCTTTTCTTCAACCCTTACGGCAGAAGTCCATTCCTGAAACCTCAAAACCTCCTCTCCTGAAATTGCAGGAACCACATTCGGTTCACTTTCTGTTTCGGATCCCCTGTTTTTGAGGATCAAAATTTCTTCCTCAAGGTTAGGCAATCCAAGGTGGATTTTGAACAGAAATCTGTCCATTTGTGCCTCTGGCAAGCGATAGGTCCCTTCGGAGTCAATGGGATTCTGTGTCGCCAAAACCATAAAGGGAGTAGCCATCGGGTACGTGTGCCCATCCATTGTCACCTGACGCTCCTCCATCACCTCAAACATCGCCGATTGGGTCTTGGCGGGAGCACGGTTGATCTCGTCAATCAGGACTATATTGGAAAAGATGGGACCTTTTCTGAATTCAAATTCTCCGGAATTAAAAACAGAAGTACCCAATACATCCGCAGGCATCAGGTCAGGAGTAAATTGAATCCGGCTAAATCCGGTATCGACTGACTTGGCAAACAATTTACTTGTTAGGGTTTTTGCAATGCCGGGAACACCTTCAAGCAGGATATGTCCTTTACTGAGTAATGCCACGATCATAAGCTCAATCATTTCATTCTGGCCAACGATCGTTTTTTTGATTTCCCTGCGGATTTTCTCTATTCCCTCTGCGATATGTTCCACCGGTAAGCGGTTGCCGAAGGGCATGCCGCTATCCTGCGGGTTGGAGATTTCTTCCATGTTGTAGTTTTGATTTAAAGTCTTCAATTAAATGATATAGCTGCAAAATATCTTCAGAGCTCAGCAGCTTTTTTGCTTCCAATACGCTCAGCTGCCTGACCAAAGCCCGGGTATGATCCGGATGAACTCCGCTTTTGTTGGCCAATGAAAGGGCAATTTCCTCCTGATCCTCCCCTGTCTGCAAGTGGAAGGTTCTTCTGCAATAATCCCAAAACAGCTTAAGTTGGAGCTGTCCCAGCTCTGTCATATCCTTGCGGTTGAGGTAAATTGAGGAGATTGTTTTGGCAAATTCCAGGGATTGATTTTGGGGAGGTGTGATGATTCTAATGGCTTTTTGCCTGCGTTTCCCCTCGAACACCACCCATAGAGCCAGTAAAATCCAGCAAGTAAAATACGCAGCTTTCAGGGAAGGATTGCCCAAGACTAAATACAAAGGCGAAGAAGGGGTAACCTTGCCTTCTTTGATGTAATGATCCAGCAGCACGGGGTAATTCAAATCCCAAGTTCCCAAAACCTGTTCTGTATAAGATTTATTGGTTTTGTCCAAGAGAAAATAATTGGAAAAAGCCTCCGGAAAAGCGTGGAGTGTGACGAGCCCCTTTCCTTGCCTGAGTTGGATAAAATTCGGTTGCGCTCCTACCGTGTCCAGAATACTTTGGTCCCTGATCTTTCCCAATGTTTGTACTTGCACGGAATCTCCCCATTGGAAATACTCGCCAAAATGAAATTGATCGTAGGTGATGGATTCGACCAAGTCCATAGGTGCTTCCAAACTCAAGGTAAATAGTCGCTCCGCTTCAAAATTTTCA contains:
- a CDS encoding DUF4350 domain-containing protein, yielding MSQGQKILLMLLSLLILGVLLLIHSSPPPVDWSPSYEQHDSRPLGAKVFYDLVKKESGDWRAIYTPPFEAIGEMPEVGTYVIINQYFSTDPDECELLLDWVRSGGHLFVSSSNISTVLLDSLGLSEDVFPENFEAERLFTLSLEAPMDLVESITYDQFHFGEYFQWGDSVQVQTLGKIRDQSILDTVGAQPNFIQLRQGKGLVTLHAFPEAFSNYFLLDKTNKSYTEQVLGTWDLNYPVLLDHYIKEGKVTPSSPLYLVLGNPSLKAAYFTCWILLALWVVFEGKRRQKAIRIITPPQNQSLEFAKTISSIYLNRKDMTELGQLQLKLFWDYCRRTFHLQTGEDQEEIALSLANKSGVHPDHTRALVRQLSVLEAKKLLSSEDILQLYHLIEDFKSKLQHGRNLQPAG
- a CDS encoding MoxR family ATPase, producing MEEISNPQDSGMPFGNRLPVEHIAEGIEKIRREIKKTIVGQNEMIELMIVALLSKGHILLEGVPGIAKTLTSKLFAKSVDTGFSRIQFTPDLMPADVLGTSVFNSGEFEFRKGPIFSNIVLIDEINRAPAKTQSAMFEVMEERQVTMDGHTYPMATPFMVLATQNPIDSEGTYRLPEAQMDRFLFKIHLGLPNLEEEILILKNRGSETESEPNVVPAISGEEVLRFQEWTSAVRVEEKLLHYIATMVVKTRNHPSLYAGASPRASLAIFRASQALAAMDGRDFVIPEDIKRAAIPAMRHRIILNPEKEMEGISPDLILEGIIQSIEIPR